Genomic window (Bosea vaviloviae):
GGTTTCCCTAACGCACATGGCCGGCCAAAGGCCGGCCATGACTTGAATGGAGACTTCCAGGTTGGAGACTTACCTGTCCGCAACTTGCCTGTCCACGACTTGGAGGAGCAGGCGTGCGGACCGGCTCACTTCGCGTCGAGCAGTTCCTTCACCGAGAGCAGCACGAGTTCATTGTCGTCGGCCTTCTTCGGATCGCGCGAGGAGGAGAAGGGCAAGTTGTTGTCGTTGCCGACGACGATGATGCCGTTGGCGCGGTCGACCACATCGACGTTCTCGATGGTGAAGAAGGGGAAGGGCAGCACGCCGTCGATGGCGCCTTGCCTGGCCTTCTTGTCCGGGTCGGCGATCTTCAAGAGGTCGATGAAGCCGACCTTGCGCACCGGCTTGCCGACATTGGCGTCGGTCATTTCGATCTTCACGATGCGCTTGAACTTGGCGAGGTCGTGGAAGCAGTCGGGGCCCTTCTGGCCAGCGGCGCAGGCCCTGTCGGCTGTGCCTTCGCCGTTATCTCTTTCGATAATGAGCGCTGTCGTGGCGTCGATCATGTTGAAGTCGCCGATGGCGTTGCCCTTGGCTTCCAGCGGGAAGAGCCAGGAACGGCCGGTCCACTTCTCGGCAGCCACGTCGAATTCGAGGATGCGCAGCACCTCCTTGCCGTCGACCTCCTCATTGCCCTTGGTCTCGGCGTTCCAGAGCGGGCCTTCCAGCAGCGGATAGAGGAAGCGGCCGTCGGGCGACTGCGCCATGCCCTCAAAACCCTTGGAGCGGCGGACATTGAACTCGACCGGGAGGTTGGGCGCGTTGGGCGTGGTCACGGCGTAGTGGTCGGGCGAGCGGGCGGGCTTGCCGTCGACGAGCGTCTCGAACACGGCCTCGACCTTGCCGTCGGCGTCGACGCGGATGAGATAGGGGCCGAACTCCTCGCCGATCCAGAATTTGCCGCCGATCGGCTGGATCGATTCCGGATCGAAATCCGCACCGGTCAGATAGCGCTTCTCCGTGCCCTCATGGACGATGCGGAAGGGGATCTTCTTGTCGGGGTCGTGCAGGAAGGTGGTCGCGGTCCGCTCGATCTTGCCGCTGGCGAAATCGGCCTTGAGGCGGTGGAAGAACAGCATCGCGTCCGGCGAGTTCGCCTTGGCGCCGAAGCCGTTATCGGTCAGCACCAGGAACTCGCCATTGCCAAGCGAACGAATGCCGGAGAAGCCCTGCACCGGCTGGCCGGCAAACGGCGTCGACAGGCCGGTTGGGCGCCCGCCCGAGGTACCCATCACCGTGCCGACCGCCTCGACGCGCTTGCCGGGCGTGACGAACTTGCCGGAGACCTTGAGGTCGGCCGGCGCATCGGCCGGGGCGGCGATGATCGTGTTGGCCGGCAGCAGGGCATGGCCGGCGAGCTTGGCGGGGAATTCCTTCTGCGCATCCTGGGCGCCGGCGAGGATGGTCGATGACAGCAGCAAGGCTGCGACGAGGGACAGGCGCATGGAACGCTCCGGGCTGGGGGAATGACCCAGAGGACTTGGCGGGACCGCGTTTCAGCGCCGCGACGGTGGGATGACGAAGCGATGACGGAAGGGCGAGTGCCGAATAGGTACCGCTCTCTATTCGCCATTCGCCACTCGCTATTCGCCGAAAATCAATATCCCCGCTGGGGATCGACGACATGCTCCAGCGGCTGGCCGGCTTCCAGGCGTCGGATCTGCGCCGAGATCAGATTTGCCACCGCCTCGGGCTCGGACATCGCGGCGTTGTGCGGCGTCACCGTCACGGCCGGATGGCTCCAGAGCGGGGAATCCGCCGGCAGCGGCTCGGTCTCGAACACATCGAGCGTCGCGCCCTTGAGCGTGCCGGCCTCCAGAGCTGCCATGATATCGGCCTCGACCTGCAAGCCGCCGCGCCCGGCATTGACCAGGAACGGCCCGCCGAGCCGGCCATCGCTTGCGAGGCCGGCGAGCAAGGCGGCGTTGATCGTGCCCTTCGTCTCCGGTGTTAGCGGCAGCAGGCTGACCAGGATGTCGGTACGCGCCAGGAACGCGGCCATGCCGTCCTCGCCGGCGAAGGTAGTGAGGCCCTCGACGCTCTTGGGGCTGCGGCTCCAGCCTGCCACGTCGAAACCCATGACCTGGAGCTTGCGTGCCGCATCAAGCCCGAGCTCGCCGAGCCCCATGATGCCGACGCGCACCGAGCGCGCCGCCGGCTGGTGGCGGTCGTCCTCCCAGCTCTTGGTGGGCTGCTGGCGGTCATAGCGGCGCTGCTGACGCAGGATCATCAGGCAGTGCAGCACGATGTATTCGCTCATCCGCGTCGTCAGGTCGGGATCGACGACACGCGCGATCGGCGCTTCGGGCAGGCGCTGGTCGGCGAAGAGGAAATCGACGCCGGCGCCGAGCGAGAAGATCGCGGCGAGGTTCGGCAGTCCGGCAAGGCTCCCCTCAGGGTGCTTCCAGCTCGCGACGTAATGCACTGCGCGCCGATCGAAGGGCTCGCCGAGGATCACCACGGGGATGTCGGGCAGCAGCGCCTGGAAGCGGGCGCGCCAATCCTCGACATGCCAACCTGTCATGGCCAAAAGCAGACTCATGCGTGCGAACTCTCCGTGATGCGTTCCGTGACGAGCGGGCCGTGGCCGGCCGCACCTTCGCCGATGCGATAGGCCTGCCGCAAGCGGGCCTCTGCGGCAGCGAAGCCGGCTTCGCTGCGTGCATGAACGATGCCGAGAGGACGTTCCGCCCCCGCGGCGTCACCGATGCCGGCGAGATCGACGATGCCGACGCTGTGGTCGATCCGGTCTTCGGCGCGGCTGCGCCCACCCCCGAGCGCGACGATGGCGAAGCCGACGCCGCGCGTGTCGATGGCCTGGACCGTGCCGGGTGCAACGGGAAAGACGGGCTTCACGACCGGTGCCGGCGCGAGATATTTCTCCGGTCGTTCCAGCAGGTCCGTCGGCCCGCCCAGCGCCGCGACCATCTGCGCGAAGCGCTCTGCCGCCGCGCCCGAGGCGAAAGCGGCCTCGATCTTCGCGCGGGCTTCAGTGAGATCGCCCGCGAGCCGGCCCAGCAGCAGCATCTCGGCCGCCAGCGCCACCGTCGCCTCATGGAAGCGTGGCTCGCGTCGCCTGCCCGTCAGATGATCGAGGGCATAGGCGACTTCGAGCGCGTTGCCGGCCGCGCTCGCCAGGGGCTCGTCCATGTCGGTCATCAAGGCCGTCGTCGGCAGGCCCGCGCCATTGGCGACGCCGACCAGCGCGTCGGCGAGCGCGCGCGCCTGGCCGTAATCTGTCAGGAAGGCGCCCGAGCCGAACTTCACATCCATGGCGAGGCCATGCAGCCCGGCCGCGAGCTTCTTCGACAGGATCGACGAGGTCAGAAGCGGGATGGTCTCGACCGTCGCCGTCACGTCGCGGATCGCGTAGAGCCGCTTGTCGGCGGGGGCGAGATCGGCGGTCTGGCCGATGATGGCGCAGCCCTGCTCGCGCACCACCTTGCGGAACAGCACGATGTCTGGCTGCGTGACATAGCCCGGCACGGCGTCGAGCTTGTCGAGCGTGCCGCCGGTATGGCCGAGCCCGCGCCCCGAAATCATCGGCACGAAGCCGCCGCAGGCCGCGACCGCCGCCGCCAATGGCAGGCTCACAGTGTCGCCGACGCCGCCGGTCGAATGCTTGTCGAGGGCTGGGCCGGGCAGGTCGTCCCAGTTCAACACGGTGCCGGAATCGCGCATGGCGAGCGTCAGCGCGACGCGCTCCTTCGCCGTCATATCGCGGAAGAAGATCGCCATCGCAAAGGCGGCGGCCTGGCCCTCGCTGACCGAGCCGTCGGTGATGCCTGCGACGAATTGCCGGATGTCGGCATCCGGCAATTCAGCGCCGTCACGCTTGGCGGCGATGATCTCCTGGGTCAGCTTCATCTCAGTAAGGTCCGTTCACTTGCCCCGCCGCACCGCCCGCGATCACATCGACGAGCACCTGGTGCAACCCGCTCGCGCCGAAGCGAAAGCTCTCCGGCGTCGCCCAGTCCGGCCCCATGATCGCGTCGGCAAGCGCAAGATAGCTCGCGGCATCGGACAAACTCCTGATGCCGCCGGAGGGTTTCAACCCCACGGGGCGCTTGGTCGCCCCGATGACCTGCAGCATCGTCCGCGCGGCGGGAATGCTGGCCGAATGCGCCGTCTTACCGGTCGAGGTCTTGATGAAGTCGGCCCCTTCCGCGATGGCGAGCTCGGCGGCGGCCTGGACCTGGGCGAGATCGGGATATTCCCCCGTCTCCAGGATGACCTTAAGCCGCTTGTCGCCGCAGCGCGATTTCACCAGCCTGACCATCGCGCGCGGGCTCTCGAGAAAGCCGGCGAGGAAGGCTTGCCAGGGCAGGACGAGATCGATCTCGTCGGCGCCGTCAGTGAGCGCTTGTTCGGCCTCGCGCAGGACCGGGGCGATGGCCGTCCCGCCTCCGGGGAAATTCATCACGGTCGCGATGCGCACCGGCCCGTCGCCCAGCAAGGCGCGGGCTTGGCGGACGAAGCGCGGCCAGATGCATATGGCCGCGACCGGGCCGGGCGCGGCGACGGCGCGTGCGCACAGGTTGCTCAGGCCGGCCTCGTCGGCATTCTCGGCAAGGTCCGTCAGATCGAGCAGGGCGAGCGCGCGCGCCGCGACAGATGCGTCGGACATCGGGTCAGAGCTCCGACAGGAAGCTGCGGAAGAGGCGCCGCAACCCGGTCGAGGCGGCGGTCGCGACATCGCGTGTCTCGGCATGATGCGGCGTGCCGCCGAGCAGGCCTGCTCCCATATTGGTGATGACCGAGATGGCGGCGACGCGAATGCCGAAGCGCCGGGCGAGGATCACCTCGGGCACGGTCGACATGCCGACGAGATCGGCGCCGAGCGTCTTCGCCATCCTGATCTCGGCCGGTGTCTCGAAGCTGGGACCGGTGAACCACATATAGACGCCTTCGCCGAGATTGGCGCCGGAGCTCGCGGCGGCCTTCTTCAGCCGCAGGCGCAAATGCGGGTCATAGGCATCGACCATCGGCACGAAGCGGCCATCGCCGACATCCCCGACCAGCGGATTGGGACCGTTGAGATTGATATGATCGGTGATCAGCGCGAGCCCGCCGGGCCGGAGATCGGGCTTCAGCGAGCCTGCCGCATTGGTGAGGATCAGAGGCGGCGAGCCGAAGGCGGTCAGCATGCCGAGCGGCACGCGCATCGCTGCAGGGTCTCCGGTCTCGTAGTAATGCGCCCGGCCCTGGAAGATCAGCACCTTCTTGCCGAACAGCGTGCCGTAGCAGAGCTGTCGGGCGTGACCTGAGACCTCGCCCAGGGGAAAGCCGGGGATCGCCGAGAACGGAATCGTGACCATGTCGACCATGTCGTCGACGATGCGGCCGAGACCGGTTCCGAGCACGAGGGCACATTCGATGGGGCCATCGACCCCGCGGTCGATCAGCGTTCCCGCCGCCTCGTCGAAGATTGCGTCAACAGCCATTCGTCCGCCCCCTGGCCTTCCGATTCACCCATGCGGACGAAAACTCGTCGATTGCGCAAATCACTGGCGCAAATTGTCTGGTCCGAAGGAGGCTGGCAACAGCTCGGCCAGCGAAAAGCGGGCGCGAATGCCGTTTGGGCCGGCGATCGCGATCGGGGTCTCGGGTGCGGCGAATTCGCGGATGCGCTGGCGGCAGGCGCCGCAGGGCGTGACCAGCGTATCCCCGTCGCCGAGCACGAGCAAAGCGCGGATGGCACGCCCGCCGCCGGCGATCATGGCCGAGATCGCGCCGGCCTCGGCGCAGACGCCGACCGGATAGGACGCATTCTCGACATTGCAGCCGGAATAGACCGCGCCGTCATCGGCGAGCAGCGCCGCGCCGACCTTGAAGCGCGAATAGGGCGCGTAGGCCCTGGCCTGGACAGGTTGGGC
Coding sequences:
- a CDS encoding cytidine deaminase is translated as MTDEPDFDALFAAAQPVQARAYAPYSRFKVGAALLADDGAVYSGCNVENASYPVGVCAEAGAISAMIAGGGRAIRALLVLGDGDTLVTPCGACRQRIREFAAPETPIAIAGPNGIRARFSLAELLPASFGPDNLRQ
- a CDS encoding esterase-like activity of phytase family protein, whose product is MRLSLVAALLLSSTILAGAQDAQKEFPAKLAGHALLPANTIIAAPADAPADLKVSGKFVTPGKRVEAVGTVMGTSGGRPTGLSTPFAGQPVQGFSGIRSLGNGEFLVLTDNGFGAKANSPDAMLFFHRLKADFASGKIERTATTFLHDPDKKIPFRIVHEGTEKRYLTGADFDPESIQPIGGKFWIGEEFGPYLIRVDADGKVEAVFETLVDGKPARSPDHYAVTTPNAPNLPVEFNVRRSKGFEGMAQSPDGRFLYPLLEGPLWNAETKGNEEVDGKEVLRILEFDVAAEKWTGRSWLFPLEAKGNAIGDFNMIDATTALIIERDNGEGTADRACAAGQKGPDCFHDLAKFKRIVKIEMTDANVGKPVRKVGFIDLLKIADPDKKARQGAIDGVLPFPFFTIENVDVVDRANGIIVVGNDNNLPFSSSRDPKKADDNELVLLSVKELLDAK
- a CDS encoding purine-nucleoside phosphorylase yields the protein MAVDAIFDEAAGTLIDRGVDGPIECALVLGTGLGRIVDDMVDMVTIPFSAIPGFPLGEVSGHARQLCYGTLFGKKVLIFQGRAHYYETGDPAAMRVPLGMLTAFGSPPLILTNAAGSLKPDLRPGGLALITDHINLNGPNPLVGDVGDGRFVPMVDAYDPHLRLRLKKAAASSGANLGEGVYMWFTGPSFETPAEIRMAKTLGADLVGMSTVPEVILARRFGIRVAAISVITNMGAGLLGGTPHHAETRDVATAASTGLRRLFRSFLSEL
- the deoC gene encoding deoxyribose-phosphate aldolase translates to MSDASVAARALALLDLTDLAENADEAGLSNLCARAVAAPGPVAAICIWPRFVRQARALLGDGPVRIATVMNFPGGGTAIAPVLREAEQALTDGADEIDLVLPWQAFLAGFLESPRAMVRLVKSRCGDKRLKVILETGEYPDLAQVQAAAELAIAEGADFIKTSTGKTAHSASIPAARTMLQVIGATKRPVGLKPSGGIRSLSDAASYLALADAIMGPDWATPESFRFGASGLHQVLVDVIAGGAAGQVNGPY
- the deoA gene encoding thymidine phosphorylase, with amino-acid sequence MKLTQEIIAAKRDGAELPDADIRQFVAGITDGSVSEGQAAAFAMAIFFRDMTAKERVALTLAMRDSGTVLNWDDLPGPALDKHSTGGVGDTVSLPLAAAVAACGGFVPMISGRGLGHTGGTLDKLDAVPGYVTQPDIVLFRKVVREQGCAIIGQTADLAPADKRLYAIRDVTATVETIPLLTSSILSKKLAAGLHGLAMDVKFGSGAFLTDYGQARALADALVGVANGAGLPTTALMTDMDEPLASAAGNALEVAYALDHLTGRRREPRFHEATVALAAEMLLLGRLAGDLTEARAKIEAAFASGAAAERFAQMVAALGGPTDLLERPEKYLAPAPVVKPVFPVAPGTVQAIDTRGVGFAIVALGGGRSRAEDRIDHSVGIVDLAGIGDAAGAERPLGIVHARSEAGFAAAEARLRQAYRIGEGAAGHGPLVTERITESSHA
- a CDS encoding 2-hydroxyacid dehydrogenase codes for the protein MSLLLAMTGWHVEDWRARFQALLPDIPVVILGEPFDRRAVHYVASWKHPEGSLAGLPNLAAIFSLGAGVDFLFADQRLPEAPIARVVDPDLTTRMSEYIVLHCLMILRQQRRYDRQQPTKSWEDDRHQPAARSVRVGIMGLGELGLDAARKLQVMGFDVAGWSRSPKSVEGLTTFAGEDGMAAFLARTDILVSLLPLTPETKGTINAALLAGLASDGRLGGPFLVNAGRGGLQVEADIMAALEAGTLKGATLDVFETEPLPADSPLWSHPAVTVTPHNAAMSEPEAVANLISAQIRRLEAGQPLEHVVDPQRGY